The following are encoded in a window of Tolypothrix sp. PCC 7712 genomic DNA:
- a CDS encoding ISAs1 family transposase — MASGFNSSNHPPAPKSKALSVANANALTSKISSMFSEIEDPRAERNRVHLLTDILIIAILSVIAGAKGWEDMENYGLSKYEWLSQFLKLPEGIPCADTFRRVFERINALVFEQCFRRWVESIVENTGAQVIPIDGKTLKGSYDRALGKKNTFTYG; from the coding sequence ATGGCATCGGGTTTCAACTCTTCTAATCATCCTCCTGCTCCCAAGTCAAAGGCTTTAAGTGTAGCGAATGCCAACGCTTTAACATCGAAGATTTCATCAATGTTTAGTGAAATAGAAGACCCCCGTGCAGAAAGAAATCGTGTGCATTTATTAACTGATATTTTAATCATCGCCATACTATCAGTAATTGCAGGAGCCAAGGGCTGGGAAGATATGGAAAATTATGGTTTAAGTAAATACGAGTGGTTGTCACAGTTTTTAAAGTTGCCAGAAGGTATCCCTTGTGCGGATACGTTTCGCCGAGTTTTTGAGCGTATAAATGCATTGGTATTTGAGCAATGTTTTAGGCGTTGGGTTGAATCAATAGTTGAGAACACGGGAGCGCAAGTAATCCCAATTGATGGTAAAACCCTCAAAGGCTCCTACGACAGAGCGCTGGGAAAAAAAAACACCTTTACATATGGTTAG
- the devC gene encoding ABC transporter permease DevC, with translation MKCAYPAKECSPEEIKAEILAQIKEFIAKAYSQVFQDYEKIMNEITLAWLQLTKNKFRLVGILSGISILVATVLTNLGLQDALYESNTRIHQNFKGELVLIHKKTNVLHESLPFSTTYLYRLEGLAEVTNISSLYLNFSRLQIPNITNETFVLVFGVNINNSPFKVENLNEKLDKAKIPNVVLIDRNSRPEYSILIKEYDSGIIPIIKLDGKKVRIEDVVQFNTASFVSDVSFITSSFNFIEIFPYLNPNNINIGVIQLKQNVNPKSFIKKLEDKKYLPVNLKLLTRQEFIDSEKQYWAIRSPIGFVFSLVVFMTVIVQVIVVYQIMSTEIASHLPEYALLKARGYTNSYFVIVILQESIFLAILAYLQGLIISLFIYELAKDATSLPITMDFRRAIIVLLLTMGVCLAASLIATNKLKEADPINLL, from the coding sequence TTGAAATGCGCTTACCCTGCGAAAGAATGCTCTCCTGAAGAAATAAAAGCAGAGATTTTAGCACAAATAAAAGAATTTATTGCTAAAGCTTATAGTCAAGTTTTCCAAGATTATGAAAAAATCATGAATGAAATTACTTTAGCATGGTTACAATTAACTAAAAATAAATTTCGTTTGGTAGGTATATTAAGTGGAATATCAATTTTGGTGGCAACAGTATTAACTAATCTGGGGTTGCAAGATGCTCTTTATGAGAGTAATACTAGAATACATCAAAATTTTAAAGGAGAGTTGGTTCTCATTCATAAAAAAACTAACGTTTTACATGAATCTTTACCTTTTTCTACAACTTATTTATATAGATTAGAAGGATTAGCAGAAGTAACTAATATTAGTTCTTTATATTTAAACTTTTCAAGACTACAAATACCAAATATTACCAACGAAACTTTTGTTTTAGTATTTGGAGTCAATATTAATAATTCTCCTTTTAAGGTTGAAAATCTTAATGAAAAACTTGATAAAGCAAAAATTCCTAACGTGGTATTAATTGATAGAAATTCGCGTCCTGAATATAGTATTTTAATTAAGGAATATGATTCAGGAATAATTCCTATAATTAAACTGGATGGAAAAAAGGTAAGAATTGAAGATGTAGTACAATTTAATACAGCTTCTTTTGTTTCCGATGTTTCTTTTATTACTAGCAGTTTTAATTTTATAGAAATCTTTCCTTATCTCAACCCTAATAATATTAATATCGGCGTGATTCAACTTAAACAAAATGTTAATCCAAAAAGTTTTATAAAAAAACTTGAAGATAAGAAATATTTACCTGTAAACCTCAAACTTTTAACGCGTCAAGAATTTATAGACTCAGAAAAGCAATATTGGGCAATTAGATCTCCAATTGGCTTTGTATTCAGTTTAGTTGTATTTATGACAGTTATAGTACAGGTTATAGTAGTGTATCAAATTATGTCTACTGAAATAGCTTCTCATCTTCCAGAATATGCTTTATTAAAAGCCAGAGGTTATACAAACAGTTACTTTGTAATAGTCATATTACAAGAATCTATATTTTTAGCGATTTTAGCTTATCTTCAGGGCTTAATAATTTCTCTATTTATATATGAGCTTGCCAAAGATGCTACATCTTTACCCATAACAATGGATTTTAGAAGAGCTATCATCGTGTTATTATTAACGATGGGAGTATGTTTAGCAGCAAGTTTAATTGCCACAAATAAATTAAAAGAAGCTGATCCTATCAATCTACTTTAA
- a CDS encoding ATP-binding cassette domain-containing protein — MLNSTIVNIRNLNYYYETKRSKIQVLFDINLEIKTGEFVFLTGPSGSGKSTLLSLIGGLRSVQEGSIEVFGYELKKMNQRQGKKVRRLIGYIFQASNLVNCLTVQQNLQMSLKLNPIKYSRKEMIELSNTTLEMVGLDHRINYYPDDLSGGEKQRAAIACALVNKPKLILADEPTAALDGKSAQNIINLMHHLVKQEETSILMITHDNRFLNIADHIIHIQDGKSFFKSQI; from the coding sequence ATGTTGAATTCAACAATAGTAAATATAAGAAATCTCAATTATTACTATGAAACCAAAAGAAGTAAAATTCAAGTTTTATTTGATATTAATCTTGAAATAAAAACTGGAGAATTTGTGTTCCTTACTGGTCCTTCTGGTTCAGGTAAGAGTACATTGTTGAGTTTAATCGGCGGTTTACGTTCTGTACAAGAAGGAAGTATTGAAGTTTTTGGATATGAATTGAAAAAAATGAATCAACGACAAGGAAAAAAAGTTAGACGATTGATTGGCTATATTTTTCAAGCTAGTAATCTTGTTAATTGTTTAACTGTTCAACAAAATTTGCAAATGTCTTTGAAGCTTAATCCCATTAAATATAGCAGAAAAGAAATGATTGAACTATCAAATACTACTTTAGAAATGGTAGGTTTAGACCATAGAATTAATTATTACCCCGATGATTTATCAGGTGGCGAAAAACAAAGAGCCGCTATTGCCTGTGCTTTAGTAAATAAACCTAAATTAATCCTTGCGGATGAACCTACAGCAGCTTTAGATGGTAAATCTGCCCAAAATATTATTAACTTAATGCATCATTTGGTGAAACAAGAAGAAACTTCTATTTTAATGATTACCCATGACAATAGGTTTTTGAATATTGCTGATCATATTATTCATATTCAAGATGGTAAAAGCTTCTTCAAAAGCCAAATTTAA
- a CDS encoding IS701 family transposase, with the protein MVQPRPAAPTVKFVDEYCQWYKSLFPDVRSFEAFKYLHVGCISDLKRKTLPEIAKIVGLDNQQGLHHFLTTSPWDIEKLRTLRLELILQVLKGRPIILIIDETGDKKKGSKTDYVKRQYIGNLGKTDNGIVAVTVYGVFCGMTFPLLFEVYKPRERLQAGDKYRTKPEIAAILIKKLQSMGFKFNLVLADSLYGESGKNFISVLDELNLNYIVAIRSNHYVEILPRQHIQYLKWQKFQRVFSDLSRENRFIREIIPGKRGELRYWQITTDPENLPDNTTWYVMSKYPDITPREVGNFYGLRTWVEYGLKQSKNELGWSDFRLTHYPDIERWWEIICSAYLMVSLHSEQLFQSPSQRESKFVSHPWWDNGNGWKNILNNLRLIIQPFTLFNLIYPWLTVFPIPQLALGFFKLQSIIYSLTSSIFISLIHPDFYFSSA; encoded by the coding sequence ATGGTACAGCCCCGTCCAGCCGCACCAACAGTCAAATTTGTGGACGAATATTGCCAGTGGTATAAAAGTCTGTTTCCAGATGTTAGGAGTTTCGAGGCTTTTAAATATCTCCATGTAGGCTGCATTTCTGATCTAAAACGTAAAACATTGCCAGAAATAGCAAAAATCGTAGGATTAGATAACCAGCAAGGGTTGCATCATTTTCTAACTACATCACCTTGGGATATAGAAAAGTTAAGAACCTTAAGGTTAGAGTTAATTTTACAAGTGCTAAAAGGTAGACCAATCATTTTAATTATTGATGAGACAGGGGATAAAAAGAAAGGGAGCAAGACAGATTATGTGAAACGGCAGTATATAGGAAATTTGGGAAAAACAGATAATGGAATTGTGGCAGTGACAGTATATGGTGTTTTCTGTGGGATGACATTTCCATTACTGTTTGAAGTGTATAAACCCAGGGAAAGATTACAGGCAGGAGATAAGTACCGCACTAAACCAGAAATAGCAGCAATACTGATAAAAAAGCTACAATCAATGGGTTTTAAATTCAACTTAGTACTTGCAGATAGCTTATATGGAGAGAGTGGTAAGAATTTCATATCTGTATTAGATGAACTAAACTTGAACTATATAGTAGCGATTCGGTCAAATCATTATGTAGAAATACTTCCACGACAACATATTCAATATTTAAAGTGGCAGAAGTTTCAAAGGGTATTCTCTGACTTGAGTCGGGAAAATCGATTTATTAGAGAAATTATTCCGGGAAAACGTGGAGAACTTAGATATTGGCAAATTACTACAGATCCAGAAAATTTGCCTGATAACACTACTTGGTATGTGATGAGTAAATATCCAGACATTACGCCAAGAGAAGTTGGAAATTTTTACGGTTTAAGAACTTGGGTCGAGTACGGGTTAAAACAAAGTAAGAATGAATTAGGTTGGTCAGATTTTCGCCTGACTCACTACCCAGATATTGAGCGATGGTGGGAAATTATTTGCAGTGCTTATTTAATGGTTAGTCTGCATTCGGAGCAACTGTTTCAGTCTCCATCACAACGAGAGTCAAAATTTGTTTCACATCCTTGGTGGGATAATGGAAATGGCTGGAAGAACATTCTTAACAATCTTCGTTTGATTATTCAACCTTTTACTTTATTTAATCTGATATATCCCTGGTTAACGGTTTTTCCTATTCCTCAATTAGCTTTGGGTTTTTTTAAACTTCAATCTATTATTTATAGCCTCACCAGTTCAATTTTTATATCCCTGATTCACCCTGATTTCTACTTTTCCTCTGCCTAG
- a CDS encoding IS701 family transposase: protein MVQPRPAAPTVKFVDEYCQWYKSLFSDVRSFEAFKYLHVGCISELKRKTLPEIAKIVGLDNHQGLHHFLTSSPWQVEQFRILRLELILQMLQGKPIILIIDETGDKKKGNKTDYVKRQYIGNLGKTENGIVVVTVYGVFCGMTFPLLFEVYKPRERLKAGDKYRTKPEIAAILMRKLQLMGFKFNLVLADSLYGESETNFISVLDELNLKYIVAIRSNHYVELLPRQRIQYLKWHRFKRVFSNLNSENRFIREIIPGKRGRLRYWQITTDAEELPESSTWYVMSKYPDITPRDVGNFYGLRTWVEYGLKQSKNELGWADYRLTHYPDIEKWWEIVCSAYLMVSLHSEQIFQMPIQSNFKFASHPWWDDGKGWKNILNNLRLIIQPFTLFNLISPWLTVFPIPQLSLGFSKLQSIVYRLTSPIFIFLGHPDFYFSSA from the coding sequence ATGGTACAGCCTCGTCCAGCCGCACCAACAGTGAAATTTGTGGACGAATATTGTCAGTGGTATAAAAGCCTGTTTTCAGATGTTAGAAGCTTCGAGGCTTTTAAGTACCTACATGTAGGATGTATTTCGGAATTAAAACGTAAAACTTTACCAGAAATAGCGAAAATTGTAGGATTAGATAACCATCAAGGACTACATCATTTTTTAACTTCATCTCCTTGGCAAGTAGAACAGTTCAGAATCTTGCGGTTAGAACTAATTTTACAGATGCTTCAAGGTAAACCAATCATTTTAATTATTGATGAAACAGGAGATAAAAAGAAAGGGAACAAGACAGATTATGTCAAAAGGCAGTACATAGGAAACTTGGGAAAAACTGAGAATGGAATTGTAGTAGTAACAGTGTATGGTGTTTTCTGTGGAATGACATTTCCATTGCTATTTGAAGTTTATAAACCTCGAGAAAGATTAAAGGCAGGGGATAAATATCGTACTAAGCCAGAAATAGCAGCCATTTTAATGAGAAAGCTACAGTTGATGGGCTTTAAATTCAACTTAGTATTGGCAGACAGCTTATATGGAGAAAGTGAGACAAATTTCATCTCCGTATTAGATGAACTGAACTTGAAATATATAGTTGCAATTAGGTCAAATCATTATGTAGAGCTACTTCCACGACAAAGAATTCAATACCTAAAATGGCATAGATTTAAACGAGTATTCTCAAATCTCAACAGCGAGAATCGCTTTATTAGAGAAATAATCCCAGGAAAACGTGGACGACTTAGATATTGGCAAATTACAACAGATGCAGAAGAATTGCCTGAGAGTTCTACTTGGTATGTGATGAGTAAATATCCAGACATTACGCCAAGAGATGTTGGCAATTTTTATGGGTTAAGAACTTGGGTTGAGTATGGATTAAAACAAAGTAAGAATGAACTAGGTTGGGCAGATTATCGTTTGACTCATTATCCTGATATCGAAAAATGGTGGGAGATTGTTTGCAGTGCTTACCTCATGGTTAGCTTGCACTCAGAACAAATATTTCAGATGCCAATACAATCCAACTTCAAGTTTGCTTCACACCCCTGGTGGGATGATGGAAAAGGTTGGAAGAATATACTTAACAATCTCCGGTTGATTATTCAACCTTTTACCTTATTTAATTTAATCTCCCCCTGGTTAACAGTTTTTCCTATTCCTCAATTATCTTTGGGGTTTTCTAAGCTCCAATCTATTGTTTATAGGCTTACCTCTCCAATTTTTATATTCCTTGGTCACCCAGATTTCTACTTTTCCTCTGCCTAG
- a CDS encoding ATP-binding protein: MDLNRNRSDDINLLTQFKEYAVLHPQLARVDMLLMRAIREPAGFAHVLVYGPSGVGKTTMIRQIARRLNAPQTEDYVSNDSSYRNGYVPQLPLLLIETRPPDSGVFNRTDYYRTALKLLNEPFYERRSIVDIDTSEAWEKKGRGRTSKTSQFNDSPELRHALEEAITKRGVRAVILDEAQHLMKIGTGSNAGKLLDQLDWIKSMTNVTGVLHILIGTYELLNFRNLSGQASRRGLDIHFPRYLYQNEQDRLDFQAALLALLKQVPLDTNIPELMQHWLYFYEHSIGCLGVLKDWLIRTVAAALDDGNKALTLKQLHEHTLTLAQCERMAIEATEGEEKLSYMESRREHLWHLLQIGMGSTDVPTSAVPPETPLVGSEITSSKTESPPKTTSTRKKPNVPAPQEFTTTTANEIPVEPALKKKQTRKKTTSTQTLEITETPLSNPSTDLQAITQDTQQQTDKSPQKKSGTRVGQRKPKRDTVGHESPSTT; the protein is encoded by the coding sequence ATGGATTTAAACAGGAACAGGAGCGATGACATAAACTTACTTACTCAATTTAAGGAGTATGCAGTTTTACATCCACAGTTAGCACGGGTAGATATGCTGCTCATGCGTGCGATTCGAGAACCTGCCGGATTTGCTCATGTGTTGGTGTATGGGCCAAGCGGTGTGGGCAAGACGACGATGATACGGCAAATTGCCCGACGTTTAAATGCGCCTCAAACTGAGGATTATGTATCAAATGACTCAAGCTACCGCAACGGTTATGTACCTCAATTACCTCTGTTACTGATAGAGACACGTCCACCTGACAGTGGGGTGTTTAATCGAACTGACTATTACCGGACTGCGCTGAAGCTTTTGAATGAGCCATTCTACGAGCGTCGTAGCATTGTAGACATTGATACGTCGGAGGCATGGGAGAAAAAAGGGCGTGGACGTACTAGCAAAACTTCCCAGTTTAATGATTCTCCAGAACTGCGCCACGCATTAGAAGAAGCGATAACCAAACGTGGTGTACGTGCGGTTATCCTGGATGAAGCGCAACATTTAATGAAGATTGGGACTGGAAGTAATGCTGGCAAGCTTTTAGACCAGTTGGATTGGATTAAATCCATGACGAATGTTACGGGTGTTTTACACATCCTGATTGGTACTTACGAACTGTTAAATTTCCGCAATTTAAGTGGTCAAGCATCCCGGCGCGGTCTGGATATCCACTTTCCGCGCTATTTGTACCAAAATGAACAAGACCGTTTGGATTTTCAAGCAGCGTTATTGGCACTCCTCAAGCAAGTACCTCTTGATACTAATATTCCTGAATTAATGCAGCATTGGCTTTACTTCTATGAACATTCTATTGGCTGTCTTGGAGTCCTAAAAGACTGGCTCATCAGAACTGTGGCGGCGGCATTAGATGATGGAAATAAAGCTTTAACTTTAAAACAATTACACGAACATACCCTAACGCTAGCGCAGTGCGAACGTATGGCAATAGAAGCGACTGAAGGCGAAGAAAAACTGAGCTATATGGAGAGCCGCCGCGAACACTTATGGCATTTGCTACAAATAGGAATGGGTTCAACGGATGTACCGACTAGTGCAGTCCCTCCTGAAACTCCGTTGGTCGGTAGTGAAATCACTTCATCGAAAACAGAGTCACCACCTAAAACTACATCGACTCGGAAAAAGCCAAACGTACCTGCACCACAAGAATTTACGACCACAACAGCAAACGAGATCCCCGTAGAGCCAGCCTTGAAGAAAAAGCAGACTCGTAAGAAAACTACATCTACTCAAACGCTTGAAATTACTGAAACGCCACTTAGTAATCCTAGTACTGACCTTCAGGCGATAACCCAGGACACGCAACAGCAAACAGATAAGAGTCCCCAGAAAAAGTCAGGCACACGGGTTGGACAACGCAAACCCAAGCGAGACACTGTTGGGCATGAATCGCCGTCAACAACATAA
- a CDS encoding TnsA endonuclease N-terminal domain-containing protein translates to MNEFEFEDWCRQQQLATNTIDLITQIRKSPPSRRVQGRTKNVCGVYPSSKMGVTIQFESHTVELWAIYLMEHDPKVLEFYDQPPPFKIQYKNQAGRNIGHYHTPDFFVLRHDGACWEEWKTVKELEFLAQKYPGRYQKTASGHWRCPPGEAHASQFGLKYCVRTDAELNPVFTQNLMFLSDYLGFKSNLTTDVHSTVLAYLEANPGITIAALLQELNDVCANDIYIMIATELLYVDLSAVPLVEHYRTRLWVSQQNHDAYTHASVVGVTTKNTPSSPTTLLPNTALEWDSALWTLVNYGETTTTLLPESGFPIQLPTAFFLQLFDSGTIKIHNGVTDVTRNETVRTLMEAASPSHLKEANRKFNIVQAYFQRHTDIYQDINPRTLRRWVQQFREAEASLGCGYVGLLPRTHQQGNRQPKSPTDSSELLDKFIKEHFETPRQATGASVYRAYVRACTALNIQPLSNRTFYQRLKKRPTHEQTLKRQGAKAAYATEPFVWELALNTRPHGNRPLEIVHIDHTELDIELRSQATGRLLGRPWLTLLTDAYSRRILAVYLTFDAPSYRSCMMGLRILVQRQGRFPSTLVVDGGKEFHSIYFDTLLARYHCTKKTRPGGKPRFGSVIERLFGTTNTEFIYNLLGNTQASKQPRQLTKTVDPKQLAVWNLGDLYTYLTQWAYSIYDSNYHDSLGASPGVVYTEGLSIAGERLHRSIAYNEEFLMATRPSTPKGQAKVQPGQGIKVNYLYYWSDAFRNPNVEKTLVPVRYDPFDMGVAYAYVDGRWVRCISQYYSTFVGRTEKEVLLAAQEIRQLNKRSATATNLNAKHLADFIANVQEHEALLLQRLRDLESKRLLDNLTSSNSSVPSVNQVHSTFAVLAQQSEDVASQHVPSRNVEPLDLSSLPILAEYK, encoded by the coding sequence ATGAACGAATTCGAGTTTGAAGATTGGTGTAGGCAACAGCAACTAGCAACCAACACCATTGATTTGATTACACAAATCAGGAAATCCCCACCCTCACGTCGGGTACAAGGACGAACCAAGAACGTTTGTGGCGTGTACCCTAGTTCTAAAATGGGGGTCACAATTCAATTCGAGAGCCATACAGTGGAATTGTGGGCGATTTACTTGATGGAACACGACCCCAAAGTTTTAGAGTTCTACGACCAGCCCCCACCATTCAAAATCCAGTATAAAAATCAAGCAGGGCGTAATATAGGTCACTATCATACCCCTGACTTTTTTGTATTACGTCATGATGGTGCTTGCTGGGAAGAGTGGAAAACAGTTAAGGAACTAGAGTTCTTAGCACAAAAATATCCTGGGCGTTATCAAAAAACAGCATCCGGTCATTGGCGTTGCCCACCAGGAGAAGCACACGCATCACAATTTGGTCTAAAATACTGCGTTCGTACTGATGCCGAATTGAATCCCGTCTTTACCCAGAACTTGATGTTTTTGTCAGATTACCTGGGATTTAAATCAAATTTGACAACAGATGTACACTCGACAGTTCTGGCTTACCTGGAAGCAAATCCAGGAATAACGATTGCGGCATTGCTACAAGAATTAAATGATGTATGTGCCAATGACATATACATCATGATTGCAACTGAGCTTTTGTACGTGGATTTGTCTGCTGTCCCCTTAGTTGAACATTACAGGACACGATTATGGGTAAGTCAACAAAATCATGACGCTTATACACACGCATCTGTTGTAGGAGTAACTACAAAGAATACTCCCAGTAGTCCCACAACACTGCTACCTAACACAGCCCTTGAGTGGGATTCGGCGCTATGGACTTTAGTTAACTATGGCGAGACCACAACCACGCTATTACCAGAGTCAGGCTTCCCAATACAGTTGCCCACAGCATTTTTTCTCCAGTTATTCGACAGTGGCACCATTAAAATCCACAACGGAGTTACAGATGTAACAAGAAATGAAACTGTACGGACTTTAATGGAGGCCGCTTCTCCATCTCACTTAAAAGAAGCGAATCGAAAATTTAATATAGTACAAGCATATTTCCAACGCCATACAGATATCTATCAAGACATCAACCCACGTACCTTGCGTAGATGGGTACAACAGTTCCGTGAAGCAGAAGCAAGTTTAGGTTGCGGTTATGTCGGGTTGCTACCACGCACACATCAGCAAGGGAATCGTCAACCAAAATCGCCAACAGATTCAAGTGAATTATTAGATAAATTTATTAAGGAGCATTTTGAAACACCAAGACAAGCGACAGGCGCTTCAGTATATCGGGCGTATGTCAGAGCCTGTACAGCATTAAATATACAACCCCTTAGTAACCGCACCTTCTACCAGCGTTTAAAAAAACGCCCAACCCATGAGCAGACATTAAAGCGTCAGGGAGCAAAAGCCGCATACGCAACAGAGCCTTTTGTCTGGGAACTAGCTTTAAATACACGTCCTCACGGAAACCGTCCACTGGAGATAGTCCATATCGACCATACCGAACTCGATATTGAATTACGCTCACAAGCTACAGGTCGGTTACTGGGACGACCTTGGCTAACATTACTGACCGATGCTTATTCTCGGCGAATATTGGCAGTTTATCTGACTTTTGATGCACCTTCTTACAGGTCTTGCATGATGGGGCTACGTATTTTAGTCCAGCGCCAAGGTCGTTTTCCCTCAACATTAGTTGTAGATGGTGGCAAAGAATTCCACAGTATATACTTTGACACCTTGCTAGCACGCTACCACTGCACCAAGAAAACACGACCTGGTGGTAAACCCCGCTTTGGGTCGGTAATTGAACGATTATTTGGGACGACAAATACTGAGTTTATCTATAACCTATTAGGTAATACTCAAGCAAGTAAACAGCCGCGTCAACTCACCAAAACTGTTGACCCAAAACAGTTAGCTGTTTGGAATTTGGGAGATTTATATACTTACCTGACCCAGTGGGCTTACTCGATTTACGACTCAAATTATCATGACTCATTAGGTGCGTCTCCAGGCGTTGTTTATACCGAAGGGTTGTCAATCGCCGGAGAACGCTTACACCGAAGTATTGCTTATAACGAAGAGTTCCTCATGGCAACACGTCCTTCCACGCCCAAAGGTCAGGCGAAAGTTCAGCCGGGACAAGGGATTAAAGTCAATTATCTCTACTATTGGAGTGATGCTTTCCGCAATCCCAATGTAGAAAAAACATTAGTACCAGTACGCTACGATCCTTTTGATATGGGAGTTGCTTACGCCTATGTTGATGGGCGCTGGGTGAGATGTATCTCTCAGTATTACAGTACTTTCGTGGGACGCACTGAAAAAGAAGTGTTGTTAGCGGCACAAGAAATTAGGCAATTGAACAAACGTAGCGCCACGGCGACGAATTTGAATGCCAAACATTTAGCTGACTTCATTGCCAATGTCCAAGAACATGAAGCCTTGTTGCTGCAAAGATTGCGTGATTTGGAAAGTAAACGCTTACTAGACAATTTAACGTCTAGTAATTCTTCTGTTCCATCAGTAAACCAAGTTCATTCAACATTTGCTGTATTGGCACAACAGAGTGAAGATGTTGCATCGCAGCACGTACCATCTCGAAACGTTGAACCGTTGGATCTAAGTTCACTGCCAATATTAGCGGAATACAAATAG
- the cysC gene encoding adenylyl-sulfate kinase yields the protein MKQQGAILWLTGLSGAGKTTIAHGVAQELQKRNYLVELLDGDIVRIHLSQGLGFSKQDRDINVRRIGFVANLLSRNGIIAIVAAISPYREVRSELKQTTTNFIEIYVQAPLAVCESRDIKGLYVKARAGEIKHFTGISDPYEAPINADIICQTDNFTVEECVNQVLYYLERQGLIDLSEILT from the coding sequence ATGAAACAACAAGGTGCAATTCTCTGGCTTACAGGGTTAAGTGGTGCGGGGAAAACAACTATTGCTCACGGTGTAGCCCAAGAACTACAAAAACGAAATTACTTAGTAGAGTTGCTAGATGGTGATATCGTTCGCATCCATCTTTCACAAGGGTTAGGCTTTAGCAAACAAGACCGAGATATAAATGTGCGTCGGATTGGCTTTGTGGCTAACTTACTTAGTCGTAATGGCATAATTGCGATCGTTGCTGCTATCAGCCCCTATCGTGAAGTTCGCTCCGAACTAAAACAGACGACTACCAACTTTATCGAAATTTATGTCCAAGCACCACTAGCAGTTTGTGAATCCCGTGATATCAAAGGGCTTTACGTCAAAGCCAGGGCGGGGGAAATCAAGCATTTTACTGGCATTTCTGACCCCTACGAAGCACCAATTAATGCAGATATTATCTGTCAAACTGATAATTTTACAGTTGAAGAATGTGTTAACCAAGTGCTGTACTATTTAGAACGCCAAGGTTTAATAGACTTGTCCGAAATATTAACTTAG